The nucleotide window tacaaaaaatatatataatgaaataatacaatatttaacaggaaaacaagagcaagatttacaataattaaaaattaaaaacttaaagataccttaaaaataacaacagcaacaacaacaaaaaacaaaacaatgggaaGCCACCCtacttatttcttatttcatgaCTGTGAATAGCCTGGTCTTCTCAAAAGGCAGCTTCTTGATTGGCCCACCACCCTTCATGTTAAATTTTGCCATCAGGCCATTGGTTAAAACCCTAAAACAAGATACATATTAAGGAAGTTATTAATTGTGGACAAAGGTacatttcaaaattattattattattattatccatgTAAACAACGtatacttaataaaaaaaaaaaaaaaggaatttcgttttttttctAGGGCCGTAGAAAAAGTAGGCACGCAATAAAAACTTCTGAAAAacatcttcctcttccatcGTTCAATGTTTACTGAAGCTAGAAACAATAGTTTCGCGGATATTACTGGCCAAACACGGCTTCCCAGATAAAGGCGGCATTTTTGAGAGTGTATAAATTTAAAAGACCAACCAATTCCCTTAATTGTGTAAGAGTTTGTGCAGAGTCGCCCGTGCCGTTTTCGGGATGAGTGGTTGTCGAGAACCTATGGCGGAGGTAACCGTTCAGCCAAGAACAGGCACTGCAGTTACTTTGGGAAATACAGAAACATATGCAACTTGAATGACCATCATCTGCTTTATGCGAAATGGGCGTGAATATTGCCAGCACATGCGCTTCTAACTGTTAGATAagttaggtttaaaaaaaaaaaaaaaaaaaaaaaagccacgtGTTGTTAAGGTAAGGTACACTGGCTTAGTCTAAACTGCGAACATTCCCGATATATAAGCACGGTTCCTGCATATATATCAAATAATgtacataaataatgaacacatgacgagacaaagacacacttaCTCGCAATAACAACGTCGCAGCGGCGAGGCGTGGCGTGGGCTGCTCACAAAGTGGCTCTCCTTCTTTGTCAACCGACACTTCCAGCCTATTATCGCGGTGTCTCGCGATGTCAGTCGTCCTGTCTCTGACGCAGTTCAACTACCCTCTAGCGGTTGAGAATCGTAATTTCATTATGTtacttttaaactgaaaaagtaaaatactcAGAATGGTGTGTATTAATATGtgtgacagcaaaaatattaattaataagTTAATATTAATTTGCAAAATGGGATTTGCTATGTTAAATTCAGAGCTAAGTCGTGGCTAAAAGTAGACCACTTcatggaaatttgttttcatagttGCTGACATGAAATTATGGCATGCACATCGAGAAGGGTCCTGTGGCCAAAGCTAACGTTACATGTAACCAATTTTAACAGTGCTTTGGCTGGAAGTGGGATACACATAGCCGGTCTATCAGGACCGTTGAAATCCAAACAACTGCTTGCCTCGATTTCGCCAGATGGGCTAAGAACAGGCTACACGTAGCCAGTCAAATTCAAGGCTAAATCGTGGCTACACATAAACCATATGAAATAAATGGTATTGACCACTTTTATGTATTGTTGACACTGCAGACATGATGGGATATTATCAATCTCAAAAACTGCATAGTGGAAAATTTTCACTATGCAGTAGTATACGTAGTATACAGCAGTTTAAACTACAACGAAACAGTACTGTCTAGAAGTCGGCTACAAATATCCAGTCTAATTGTGAGCTAAATTGGGGCTATGTATAGAACATGtcaaaaaattaaactaaacactGTTGCAATCAGTGTTGACTTTGCTTACCTGATtgaatactgtacatttttgcAAGTTGCGTTGGCAAAAACTATGTTTGACCAATTTCAAAATTATGTCGGCTAAATGTAGGTTACACTTAGCCGGGCTAAATTAAGGCTACATCTAGCCGAGGCGTTTAAATGATGTCTATTGCTtgctggggaggaggagagagagggtgggggggtgaggggggggtgTCTGAGCTCAGCACCGCCCAGTTCAGCGCGCGCTCTCCTTCTTCACTTACGTCCGCACAGCAGCTTTAAAGCCCCAAGCTCCGCTCGAAATTCATCAGTTTCTGTTCAACCCCATAGGAAACAGTAAATCAAGCAAGATGTCTGGCCGAGGAAAGGGAGGTAAAGGGCTCGGGAAAGGAGGCGCCAAGCGTCACCGCAAAGTTCTCCGTGATAACATCCAGGGCATCACCAAGCCCGCCATCCGCCGTCTCGCTCGCCGCGGTGGAGTCAAGCGTATCTCCGGGCTCATCTACGAGGAGACCCGCGGGGTGCTCAAGGTTTTTCTGGAGAACGTCATCCGCGACGCCGTCACCTATACCGAGCACGCCAAGAGGAAGACCGTCACTGCCATGGACGTGGTGTATGCGCTCAAGAGGCAGGGCCGCACTCTTTACGGCTTCGGAGGCTAAACTGGACCGACACTGCTCAACAACAcaaaggctcttttaagagccGCCCACTCCCGTTTTCAGAGCTGCTCTCCTTAGTTCTGCATACGTATCGCATAGAATTTCAAAATATAAGTAAAGAATGTAAGTTAAAATGATAAGAAAAGGGGACACCGTTTGTTTAACATAACCTAAAATGTGTGAATCAAAATGTGTCTTGTgctattttatttctctgtagTTGCACTGTAATTTGAAGCAGCGTCAGACACAACTCTGAAGCCACACAGCGCTTCAACCTCGTCTCAGTTCTCGGTTAGCACAGAAACTTGTTAATTAAAAATCCGCTTGTTTGAAAACGCGGGATATTTGAATAATGACATCAAATTGGTGGGGCGTTAGGCTTTCTTTCTCCTCAGGCTGCTGTGAAAGTTGGCACTCCAACATTTTAATTTCGCTACATTGTGAGGCTACTGCCGCTCACTCCTCCAGTGGTATGTAGAATAAAGCTacagggtttaaaaaaaaaaaaaaaaaaaaaacgtaaaaaaacttaaaataaaacatattcaaCCATTGACTGTCAAGTGACTGTTCtagcacaaaaaataaaatggttgCACAGTATATTGCACACTACAGTGAATTTTCTCTACCTGTGAATGGTATTTTATAGGCCCACCACAGTTGTGTTATCTGCAAACTTCATAATTTGGTTTGTGCTGCGGGTTGGTGTGCAGTCCTAGGCGTGTAGAGAAAAGGGACTCAGCACACAACACTGTGGGACTCCAGTGCTGACAGTCAGGACTAAGGAGTCTGGTAAAAAGTCCTTGATCCATCTGCATGTACAAGACATAAGGAATTTCAGTAAGGTATCGTTTAGAAAGCATAGAAatatagataggtatactttattgatcccaaactgggaaattcacacgttacagcagcatcatcaaaaaaaaaaaaaaaaaaaaatacacaatagagactaaatatacgAAAAGACAGTGCCTTCAGCAAGGATATGCcttcagcaaagatgagaaaagaGATTAAATCACAGAATTGATCAAATAGCCATAAAAAATATCTTCATTGTACTCAGAGAAGCTCCATTAATGTACATAACCCAGCAAGCATTTTTTAGTTTAAAAGACGTCTAATATACGTCTATATGTAGACCTGACGTCTGGGCTAAA belongs to Myripristis murdjan chromosome 14, fMyrMur1.1, whole genome shotgun sequence and includes:
- the LOC115372042 gene encoding histone H4; this encodes MSGRGKGGKGLGKGGAKRHRKVLRDNIQGITKPAIRRLARRGGVKRISGLIYEETRGVLKVFLENVIRDAVTYTEHAKRKTVTAMDVVYALKRQGRTLYGFGG